One segment of Primulina tabacum isolate GXHZ01 chromosome 14, ASM2559414v2, whole genome shotgun sequence DNA contains the following:
- the LOC142525263 gene encoding CDP-diacylglycerol--glycerol-3-phosphate 3-phosphatidyltransferase 1, chloroplastic/mitochondrial-like has translation MDATVNGKIGYQYYESDLQNHRDNPSSQLSKLLTLPTILTIGRVAAVPLLVCTFYVESWWGPTATTAIFLVAAVTDWLDGYLARKMKLGTPFGAFLDPVADKLMIAATLILLCTRPHGTGMFGQAQWLVTVPAVAIICREITMSAVREWAASQDRKLLEAVAVNNLGKWKTAIQMSALTILLASGGGSFVGAGTLVSSGIVLLYISAWLSVWSLFVYVRKIWKVLLR, from the exons ATGGATGCCACTGTCAATGGAAAGATCGGGTACCAATACTACGAATCTGACTTGCAAAACCATCGAGATAATCCGTCATCTCAGCTGTCAAAATTGCTCACGTTGCCTACGATATTAACCATTGGACGCGTAGCTGCCGTGCCACTTCTCGTGTGCA CCTTTTACGTCGAGAGCTGGTGGGGACCAACTGCTACAACTGCTATTTTCCTTGTTGCTGCAGTTACAGATTGGCTTGATGGATATCTTGCTCGAAAG ATGAAATTGGGAACCCCCTTTGGTGCATTTTTGGACCCAGTGGCTGATAAG CTTATGATTGCTGCCACCTTGATCTTGTTGTGTACAAGACCTCATGGGACTGGTATGTTTGGACAAGCACAATGGCTGGTTACTGTGCCTGCAGTTGCTATAATTTGTAGAGAG ATAACCATGTCTGCAGTTAGGGAATGGGCTGCTTCTCAGGACAGAAAGCTTCTCGAG GCCGTGGCGGTTAATAACTTGGGAAAATGGAAAACCGCCATACAGATGAGTGCATTGACCATCCTTTTGGCTAGCGGAGGCGGCAG TTTTGTAGGGGCTGGAACTCTCGTTTCTTCTGGTATTGTGTTGCTTTACATATCTGCATGGCTTTCCGTATGGTCATTGTTTGTGTATGTCAGAAAGATATGGAAGGTGCTGCTGAGATAG